One Conger conger chromosome 18, fConCon1.1, whole genome shotgun sequence DNA window includes the following coding sequences:
- the olig3 gene encoding oligodendrocyte transcription factor 3: protein MNSDSDSSRASSPDMDGIYLRDHLQDGRLNSVSSTQNELLQKMTSEHLSRNGDKTPSKYKLKKQVTEQEVQQLRLKINGRERKRMHDLNLAMDGLREVMPYAHGPSVRKLSKIATLLLARNYILMLTSSLDEMKRLVGEIYGGHHSAFHCSAVGHSGSHAVHPGNASHQVHPLLGSALPSSTAATLSTTLPGLTSIRAPHALLKTAPTPPLPLGGGFQHWAGLPCPCTICQVPPPPHIPITSAGLTRLSSENKDVMK, encoded by the coding sequence atgaattctgattctgattcgaGCAGAGCTTCTTCGCCAGACATGGACGGGATCTATCTCAGAGATCACCTGCAAGACGGACGACTCAATTCCGTGTCTTCCACTCAGAACGAACTTCTACAGAAGATGACGAGCGAACACCTTTCCAGGAACGGGGATAAAACGCCCAGCAAGTATAAACTCAAGAAACAGGTCACCGAGCAAGAGGTGCAGCAGCTCAGACTGAAGATCAACGGCCGAGAGCGCAAGAGGATGCATGACTTGAATCTGGCAATGGACGGACTCAGAGAGGTGATGCCTTACGCGCACGGGCCGTCTGTGAGGAAGTTGTCCAAAATTGCCACCCTTCTGCTCGccagaaattacattttgatgCTCACGAGCTCGTTGGACGAGATGAAGAGGCTGGTCGGAGAAATTTATGGCGGGCACCACTCTGCGTTTCATTGCAGTGCCGTTGGTCACTCTGGCAGTCACGCGGTGCACCCCGGTAACGCATCCCACCAGGTACACCCGTTACTCGGAAGCGCACTTCCTTCGAGCACAGCGGCCACGCTTTCCACGACTTTGCCTGGACTAACCTCCATCCGAGCCCCCCACGCCCTGCTGAAGACAGCGCCGACGCCCCCGCTTCCGCTCGGAGGTGGTTTCCAGCACTGGGCAGGTTTACCGTGTCCTTGCACCATCTGTCAGGTGCCCCCACCTCCGCACATTCCTATTACTTCTGCGGGACTCACGAGACTTTCATCCGAAAACAAGGACGTGATGAAGTAG